Proteins encoded in a region of the Triplophysa rosa unplaced genomic scaffold, Trosa_1v2 scaffold493, whole genome shotgun sequence genome:
- the LOC130550947 gene encoding protocadherin gamma-A12-like: MRRPNCNYVWQSCVLLFCGHFLYSVDGQVRYSVPEEMAPGSFVGDIIKDLGLDPKRLTTGKARIFSAGGREYVELDREKGHIVIKERIDRELLCAGAASACSLSFEVILENPIELYRITVEILDVNDNSPAFTRGEITLEISESASTGARFNVDSAVDPDVGINSIQSYSVHPTNHFTLKTQSRSGSGKNVELVLQTPLDREKQEHLYLTITATDGGNPKRSGTVKIHIIVLDINDNAPVLQKDTYRISVPENTAKGSLLVIVNATDADTISNGQTGYYVEHTTPKIRDLFSVDPSSGEIRLIGDLDFEESAIYEFKIQAKDQGGLSDSSDVIVEVTDVNDNAPKMTLMSFSNAIPENSPPGTVVAMINIQDSDSEENGKVICSIDRSLPFKIDSSLTNYYSIVTDSELDREDTGEYNITVTATDSGRPPLFSKKTLNVKITDVNDHAPQFEQELYNAYVMENNSPSLSLFSVKAHDADLGANARVSYFISDNDFNGTPVSSLVSINSDSGAVYATKSFDYEQLKSFTIIVKAQDGGSPPLSSNASVKIIIQDQNDNAPQVLYPVQSGGSVVAEIVPRSADVGYLVTKVVAVDVDSGQNAWLSYKLQKATDRALFEVGLQNGEIRTVRQVTDKDAVKQRLAVVVEDNGQPSRSATVNVNVALADSFPEVLSEFTDFTHDKEYNDNLTFYLVLALA, from the coding sequence ATGAGAAGACCGAATTGTAATTATGTATGGCAGTCGTGTGTGCTACTGTTCTGTGGCCATTTCCTCTATAGCGTGGACGGGCAGGTCCGTTATTCCGTGCCAGAGGAGATGGCGCCTGGCTCATTCGTCGGGGATATCATTAAAGATCTGGGTCTTGATCCTAAAAGGCTGACGACGGGTAAAGCACGAATCTTTTCAGCCGGTGGCCGGGAATATGTCGAGCTGGACCGAGAAAAGGGGCACATCGTCATTAAGGAGAGAATTGACCGGGAGCTTTTGTGCGCTGGTGCTGCATCTGCATGCAGCCTGAGCTTTGAAGTCATCTTAGAAAATCCTATCGAGCTCTATCGCATCACCGTAGAAATTCTAGATGTTAACGACAACAGTCCTGCATTTACAAGAGGTGAAATTACATTAGAGATCAGCGAGTCTGCTTCAACCGGAGCGCGCTTTAACGTGGACAGCGCAGTTGATCCTGACGTTGGCATTAATAGTATCCAAAGTTACTCAGTTCACCCGACGAATCATTTTACTTTAAAGACACAAAGTCGGTCAGGCAGCGGTAAAAACGTCGAGCTTGTTTTGCAAACGCCTTTAGACAGAGAAAAACaggaacatttgtatttaaccATAACTGCAACAGACGGAGGAAATCCGAAACGCTCCGGCACGGTAAAAATCCATATTATTGTTTTAGATATAAATGACAACGCACCTGTGTTGCAAAAGGACACATACAGAATATCTGTACCCGAAAACACTGCAAAGGGATCGTTACTGGTTATTGTTAATGCAACTGATGCAGATACAATCTCAAATGGACAAACTGGTTATTATGTCGAACACACCACTCCCAAAATTCGAGACTTGTTCTCTGTCGATCCCTCCAGTGGTGAAATAAGGCTGATTGGTGACCTCGATTTTGAAGAATCTGCTATTTATGAGTTTAAAATTCAAGCTAAAGATCAGGGGGGGTTATCTGACTCCTCTGATGTGATAGTCGAGGTTACAGACGTAAATGATAATGCACCAAAAATGACGCTCATGTCTTTTTCAAATGCAATACCCGAAAATTCACCGCCTGGTACCGTTGTAGCTATGATAAATATACAAGATAGCGACTCTGAAGAAAATGGAAAGGTTATCTGTTCCATCGACAGAAGCCTCCCATTCAAAATCGACTCCTCGTTGACTAATTATTACAGTATAGTCACTGACTCCGAGCTGGACAGAGAGGATACAGGAGAATATAACATCACCGTAACAGCTACAGATAGTGGCCGTCCGCCTTTGTTTAGTAAAAAGACGCTGAACGTCAAGATCACCGATGTAAATGATCACGCACCTCAGTTTGAGCAGGAATTGTATAATGCGTATGTGATGGAGAATAATTCCCCATCTCTATCTTTGTTCAGTGTAAAAGCGCACGACGCAGATTTGGGTGCGAACGCGCGGGTCTCCTACTTTATTTCTGATAACGATTTCAATGGCACACCAGTTTCATCCTTAGTTTCTATAAACTCTGATAGTGGAGCCGTTTATGCAACGAAATCCTTTGATTACGAGCAATTAAAATCGTTTACGATCATAGTCAAAGCGCAAGATGGAGGATCACCTCCTCTCAGCAGCAACGCGAGTGTGAAAATAATCATTCAGGACCAGAATGACAACGCGCCTCAGGTTCTGTATCCGGTCCAGTCTGGTGGTTCTGTGGTGGCTGAAATAGTGCCTCGTTCGGCAGATGTGGGTTATCTGGTCACTAAAGTGGTCGCTGTTGATGTGGACTCTGGACAGAATGCCTGGCTCTCATATAAACTGCAGAAAGCCACAGACAGGGCGCTGTTTGAAGTGGGTTTACAGAATGGAGAAATAAGAACTGTGCGCCAGGTGACAGATAAAGATGCTGTGAAACAAAGACTCGCTGTTGTAGTGGAGGACAACGGACAGCCCTCTCGTTCAGCTACAGTCAATGTTAACGTGGcgctggcggacagcttccctgAAGTGCTCTCGGAGTTCACTGACTTTACGCACGACAAGGAATACAACGACAACCTGACTTTTTATCTAGTCTTGGCTCTGGCT
- the LOC130550951 gene encoding protocadherin gamma-A1-like, giving the protein MTKGSLVGSIVQDLGLDIKRLKSGRARIFTEDSREYIGLNVDKGTLIVKERIDREELCAQVSPCSLHFQIILENPMELHRIDVEILDINDHAPVFTRKEIHFQISELAVPGARFSLDSAHDPDVGLNALQKYTLTTTDYFTLKELSRSDGTKYVEMVLQSPLDREQEEELKLTLTAFDGGSPQKSGTVKISVTVIDANDNTPAFSQSVYRISLEENAPIGTVVLTVSATDKDKGSYGEVTYSFSQSSGKDLDLFRIDSNSGNIYVNGLLDFERSKQYELNLEAMDKGGLTDNSKVLIELTDVNDNAPVISVISFSSPIPENCASDTMIVMLNIKDTDSGKNGQIKCSVNSDLPFRIKPSSANFYTLVTDELLDREKISEYNITITATDEGSPSFSTSKTLNLKISDVNDNAPVFQRQSYTAYVMENNSPGVSVLSVKAHDKDSGNNARVSYFLEDILVNGVSASTYISVNAESGEMNAVRSFDYEQTKEFSIRVKAQDGGNPPLSSNVSVRIIIQDQNDNAPQVLYPVQSGGSVVAEIVPRSADVGYLVTKVVAVDVDSGQNAWLSYKLQKATDRALFEVGLQNGEIRTVRQVTDKDAVKQRLTVVVEDNGQPSRSATVTVNVALADSFPEVLSEFSDFTHDKEYNDNLTFYLVLALAVVSFLFIVSIIAILSVKCYRWRRERMFYESGANLPVIPYYPPLYADGTGTLKQVFNYEMCGTSDSRKSDLKFVRPCSESIVSLDAGGTQTLQYMQENKDICREVCCLRLAPSMSYSKRTQENYIAVLKLNPKRRCCLMGLIFLV; this is encoded by the exons ATGACAAAGGGCTCATTGGTTGGAAGTATCGTTCAGGATCTTGGTTTGGATATTAAGAGACTTAAATCTGGTCGAGCGCGGATCTTTACGGAGGACAGTCGTGAGTACATCGGTCTGAATGTGGATAAAGGGACTCTGATAGTGAAAGAGCGGATAGATAGAGAGGAGCTGTGCGCGCAAGTGTCTCCCTGCTCCTTACATTTTCAGATCATTCTAGAAAACCCGATGGAGCTGCATAGAATCGATGTAGAAATATTAGATATAAATGACCATGCTCCTGTTTTTACTAGAAAAGAGATACACTTTCAGATAAGCGAGCTGGCGGTTCCCGGTGCTCGCTTTTCCTTAGACAGCGCTCACGATCCTGATGTGGGTTTGAATGCGCTTCAGAAATATACTCTCACCACAACTGATTATTTTACATTGAAAGAACTGTCGCGTTCTGATGGTACAAAATATGTTGAGATGGTGTTGCAGTCGCCCTTAGATAGAGAGCAAGAGGAGGAACTTAAATTAACATTGACAGCATTTGACGGAGGAAGCCCTCAAAAATCCGGAACAGTTAAGATTAGCGTCACAGTAATTGATGCAAACGACAACACACCCGCATTTAGCCAGTCCGTGTACAGAATTTCTTTAGAAGAAAATGCACCGATAGGTACAGTAGTGTTAACTGTAAGTGCTACAGATAAAGACAAAGGATCATATGGTGAAGTGACGTATTCGTTTTCACAGAGCTCTGGGAAAGATTTAGACCTTTTTAGAATTGATTCTAACAGTGGAAACATTTACGTTAACGGGCTGTTGGACTTTGAAAGATCAAAACAATATGAACTGAATCTTGAGGCCATGGATAAGGGTGGACTAACAGACAATAGTAAGGTACTCATTGAATTGACTGACGTTAATGACAACGCACCTGTCATCAGCGTTATATCATTTTCCAGCCCCATTCCAGAAAACTGCGCTTCTGACACGATGATTGTAATGCTTAACATTAAAGATACAGACTCTGGTAAAAACGGCCAAATAAAATGCTCCGTGAATTCAGATTTGCCTTTTCGCATCAAACCATCCTCCGCAAATTTCTACACGTTGGTTACTGATGAGCTTTTAGATCGTGAGAAAATATCTGAATATAACATAACAATAACTGCTACCGATGAAGGCTCACCCTCTTTTTCCACTAGTAAAACCTTAAATCTTAAAATCTCTGATGTCAATGACAACGCCCCTGTTTTTCAGCGTCAGTCTTACACCGCATATGTGATGGAAAATAATTCACCAGGTGTCTCAGTTTTATCTGTTAAAGCGCATGACAAAGATTCTGGTAATAATGCGCGCGTTTCATATTTTCTAGAGGATATTCTTGTGAACGGCGTTTCTGCTTCAACGTATATTTCAGTAAATGCAGAGAGCGGAGAAATGAATGCAGTTCGTTCTTTCGATTATGAGCAAACAAAAGAATTTAGCATCCGCGTAAAAGCGCAAGACGGAGGAAACCCTCCTCTGAGCAGCAACGTGAGTGTGAGAATAATAATTCAGGATCAGAATGACAACGCGCCTCAGGTTCTGTATCCGGTCCAGTCTGGTGGTTCTGTGGTGGCTGAAATAGTGCCTCGTTCGGCAGATGTGGGTTATCTGGTCACTAAAGTGGTCGCTGTTGATGTGGACTCTGGACAGAATGCCTGGCTCTCATATAAACTGCAGAAAGCCACAGACAGGGCGCTGTTTGAAGTGGGTTTACAGAATGGAGAAATAAGAACTGTGCGCCAGGTGACAGATAAAGATGCTGTGAAACAAAGACTCACTGTTGTAGTGGAGGACAACGGACAGCCCTCTCGTTCAGCTACAGTCACTGTTAACGTGGcgctggcggacagcttccctgAAGTGCTCTCGGAGTTCTCTGACTTTACGCACGACAAGGAATACAACGACAACCTGACTTTTTATCTAGTCTTGGCTCTGGCTGTGGTTTCGTTTCTCTTTATCGTGTCTATCATCGCCATACTGTCAGTTAAATGCTACAGATGGAGACGCGAGCGGATGTTTTACGAATCTGGAGCGAATCTCCCAGTTATTCCGTATTATCCACCCCTTTACGCAGACGGAACAGGGACTTTAAAGCAAGTGTTTAATTACGAGATGTGCGGAACGTCTGACTCCAGAAAGAGTGATCTAAAATTTGTGCGGCCCTGCAGTGAGAGCATCGTTAGTCTGGACGCAGGAGGAACGCAGAcactgcaatacatgcaggagAATAAAGACATATGCAGAGAG GTTTGCTGTTTGCGCCTGGCTCCATCAATGTCATATTCAAAACGCACTCAGGAAAATTATATTGCCGTTCTAAAACTGAACCCTAAGCGTCGCTGTTGTTTGATGGGGTTGATATTTCTGGTTTAA